The Juglans regia cultivar Chandler chromosome 2, Walnut 2.0, whole genome shotgun sequence genome includes a window with the following:
- the LOC109014063 gene encoding cytochrome b6-f complex iron-sulfur subunit 1, chloroplastic-like, with protein MAASTLSPSTTSQLCSSKNGLFSSSQALMVKPARTQLARKETGVKITCQATSIPADRVPDMGKRELMNLLLLGALSLPTAGMLVPYASFFVPPGTGGAGGGTIAKDALGNDVIASDWLKSHGPGDRTLTQGLKGDPTYLVVESDRSLATYGINAVCTHLGCVVPWNAAENKFICPCHGSQYNYQGKVVRGPAPLSLALAHADIDDGKVLFVPWVETDFRTGENPWWA; from the exons ATGGCTGCCTCGACTCTTTCCCCTTCAACCACTTCTCAG CTGTGTTCAAGTAAGAATGGATTGTTTTCTTCATCCCAAGCTTTGATGGTGAAGCCCGCAAGAACCCAGTTGGCGAGGAAGGAAACGGGTGTGAAAATTACTTGCCAGGCCACCAGCATTCCAGCCGACCGCGTACCTGACATGGGCAAGAGGGAGCTCATGAATCTGCTTTTGTTAGGGGCTCTTTCTCTTCCCACGGCTGGCATGTTGGTTCCTTACGCTTCCTTTTTCGTCCCACCAGG GACGGGTGGCGCCGGTGGCGGTACCATAGCAAAGGATGCTCTTGGAAATGATGTCATTGCATCTGATTGGCTTAAGAGCCATGGGCCTGGTGACAGAACCCTAACCCAAGGGTTGAAG GGAGACCCAACCTACCTTGTTGTGGAAAGTGATAGGAGTCTGGCAACCTATGGCATTAACGCAGTCTGCACACATCTAGGTTGTGTGGTGCCATGGAATGCTGCTGAAAACAAGTTCATCTGCCCTTGCCACGGTTCCCAATACAACTACCAAGGCAAAGTTGTTAGGGGACCTGCTCCTCTG TCGTTGGCTCTGGCACATGCAGACATTGATGATGGGAAGGTATTATTTGTTCCGTGGGTTGAAACCGATTTCAGAACAGGCGAGAACCCCTGGTGGGCTTAA